One genomic window of Channa argus isolate prfri chromosome 5, Channa argus male v1.0, whole genome shotgun sequence includes the following:
- the sh2d5 gene encoding SH2 domain-containing protein 5 isoform X5 translates to MGEAPVREDYTVTRSAEYVGSFAVDDCPLDEQIEQLYTQMQLFKTCRKRRPVSLKFSIKGVKMYNEDETTLLMAHALRRVSLSTARPSDAQFAFVSHNPGSLDAQLYCHVFQARHARAAQFLNLLLCRCFQLSYIEKHPEEAQEESVSSLPRRTPSLLNHGFPLSVSALVSFRRAPFQGVLLGTKKSDKISNDLHNGQDEAFQTSSPSLVRKKAMRTKALCSGAYRSFTFTPIKQRSVQEQLSASQGGPSVLRALSRVKELIRKGANKDFSAKIPYAKPGRNRRSAGSSCVVLGRYRN, encoded by the exons ATGGGTGAGGCACCAGTCAGAGAAGATTATACGGTGACACGTTCAGCAGAG TATGTGGGCTCATTTGCTGTGGATGACTGCCCTTTGGATGAGCAGATAGAGCAACTCTACACTCAGATGCAGCTTTTTAAA aCCTGCAGGAAGAGACGGCCTGTGTCCCTAAAATTCTCCATCAAAGGAGTGAAAATGTACAATGAGGATGAAACG ACCCTCCTGATGGCTCATGCCCTTCGTAGAGTCTCTCTGTCCACCGCCCGGCCTAGTGACGCccagtttgcttttgtttcccaCAACCCAGGAAGCCTTGACGCACAGCTATACTGCCACGTCTTTCAAGCTAGGCATGCGAGAGCG GCACAGTTCCTGAACCTGTTGCTGTGCCGCTGTTTCCAGCTGTCTTACATAGAGAAGCACCCAGAGGAGGCACAGGAAGAATCTGTTAGCTCACTCCCTCGCCGGACCCCTTCGCTGCTCAACCATGGGTTTCCTCTCAGCGTCAGTGCCCTGGTGTCCTTCAGAAGAGCCCCCTTTCAAGGGGTGCTGCTAGGCACCAAG AAAAGCGACAAGATTTCTAACGACCTGCATAACGGCCAAGATGAAGCCTTTCAAACCTCCTCCCCTTCCCTGGTGCGCAAGAAAGCAATGCGTACCAAAGCACTGTGTTCTGGGGCTTACCGCTCTTTCACTTTCACCCCGATCAAACAGCGCAGTGttcaggagcaactaagtgcGTCACAAGGTGGGCCGAGTGTTCTCAGAGCACTTTCAAGAGTCAAAGAGTTGATTAG AAAAGGAGCAAACAAAGATTTCAGTGCAAAGATCCCGTATGCCAAGCCTGGCCGAAACAGAAGAAGCGCTGGCTCAAGCTGTGTGGTGTTGGGCCGGTATCGCAAC TGA
- the hp1bp3 gene encoding heterochromatin protein 1-binding protein 3 isoform X1, giving the protein MPIRRAAATPTQEKAPSAAAEKEPEASSEESPSADEEQPASSAATAEVEEGKAMGEKKPTENGEKADEGAPAEKGGESSEKKDDKCKDCAAGQCATHCYVLLLRLKDGYKYEKSKVKKVKRTIPAWASVTASKKHPVTNFAGTQNKVNNILIEAITSSKDKSGVSYQSVMKYIVKKYPEMELDKKKFLIKKAMKKHLEKGTIKQLKGKGLLGTFTIGKQTPLSKKAAQKQESLGDALPLIITRLCEPKEASYNLIKKYLEQHFPNLNIENRPEVLKTALVKAVEKGQLEQITGKGARGTFQLKRTGNQVLLKGGALEDAITAAITAMNEPKTCSTTTLRRYLLDSNKDRKEHQLVANLRRTLTKCKVLGWMEQITGHGFTGTYQLSFPFYPSPTILYPDKFKELPKKNDPALHKRSQTAESTDEEEDDESEEQEESEDEAPSRKRKSQRRPPPKARQLPPTKKSQSASQSTAKSRERALIKKTPAKKPVSSAKRPERKQLVSKKESTSPSKRTPVKRGAPAKKPKTPAVKKLTKRGSKRPVSRESTPEKPAPTKETTRSASKRSKPEESTPEEPVVKKPATKSGSRRAEREELSSKERIVKRGAKSSKQSTRKSKRGKY; this is encoded by the exons ATGCCGATCCGCCGAGCAGCAGCGACTCCTACCCAGGAGAAGGCCCCCTCCGCTGCAGCAGAGAAAG AGCCTGAGGCCTCCTCAGAGGAGTCGCCCTCTGCTGATGAGGAGCAGCCTGCATCTTCAGCCGCAACAGCTGAGGTTGAGGAGGGCAAAGCTATGGGCGAGAAGAAGCCGACAGAGAATGGAGAGAAAGCCGACGAAGGCGCCCCGGCAGAGAAAGGAGGCGAGAGTTCGGAGAAGAAAGA TGACAAATGCAAGGACTGCGCGGCTGGACAGTGTGCAACACACTGCTATGTTCTCCTACTAAG GTTAAAGGATGGCTACAAGTATGAGAAATCCAAGGTCAAGAAGGTGAAAAGGACGATTCCTGCATGGGCTAGCGTGACTGCCAGCAAAAAGCATCCCGTTACCAACTTTGCAGGAACTCAGAACAAAGTGAATAATATCCTCATTGAAGCTATTACG tctTCTAAGGACAAGTCTGGGGTGTCATACCAGTCTGTCATGaaatacattgttaaaaaatacCCAGAGATGGAGCTTGACAAGAAGAAATTTCTCATCAAGAAAgcaatgaagaaacatttggaGAAAGGCACAATCAAACAG TTGAAAGGTAAAGGCCTTTTAGGAACCTTCACTATTGGGAAGCAGACTCCCTTGTCTAAG aaagcTGCTCAGAAGCAGGAGTCTCTGGGAGACGCCCTTCCTCTCATAATCACTCGGCTCTGTGAGCCCAAAGAGGCTTCCTACAATTTGATCAAGAAATACCTGGAGCAGCACTTCCCCAACCTCAACATTGAAAACAG GCCAGAGGTCCTAAAGACTGCATTGGTGAAGGCAGTGGAGAAAGGGCAACTAGAGCAAATCACTGGGAAAGGAGCAAGAGGGACCTTCCAG CTGAAGCGCACTGGGAACCAGGTTCTGCTGAAGGGTGGGGCTTTGGAGGATGCCATCACAGCTGCCATCACAGCCATGAATGAACCTAAAACCTGCAGCACCACCACTCTACGCAGATACCTTCTAGACTCCAATAAGGACCGAAAAGAGCACCAGTTGG tGGCCAATCTGAGGAGGACCCTGACGAAGTGTAAAGTGCTCGGATGGATGGAGCAGATCACCGGTCATGGCTTCACAGGAACCTACCAACTTTCATTCCCTTTCTACCCAAG TCCTACCATCCTGTACCCAGACAAGTTCAAAGAACTTCCAAAGAAAAATGATCCAGCTTTACATAAGCGGAGTCAGACTGCTGAATCTACTGACGAGGAAGAAGATGACGAGTCAGAAGAACAGGAAGAGTCTGAGGACGAAGCTCCGTCTCGTAAGAG GAAATCTCAGAGGAGGCCTCCACCTAAAGCTCGCCAACTTCCACCGACCAAGAAATCCCAAAGTGCTAGTCAGTCAACAGCTAAAAGCAGGGAACGTGCCCTCATAAAGAAGACTCCAGCCAAGAAACCGGTGTCTTCAGCCAAGAGACCAGAAAGGAAACAGTTGGTCTCTAAGAAGGAATCCACATCGCCATCTAAACGTACACCTGTCAAGAGAGGTGCTCCTGCAAAAAAGCCTAAAACACCAGCTGTTAAAAAGCTGACCAAAAGGGGCTCCAAACGACCTGTGTCAAGAGAGTCCACGCCTGAGAAGCCTGCACCCACAAAGGAGACCACAAGGAGCGCGTCCAAGCGATCTAAGCCCGAAGAGTCGACCCCCGAGGAGCCTGTGGTTAAAAAACCGGCAACCAAAAGTGGGTCCAGACGGGCCGAGCGTGAAGAATTGTCCTCTAAGGAGCGCATAGTCAAACGAGGGGCGAAGAGCAGCAAGCAGTCCACTCGTAAATCAAAAAGAGGGAAGTACTGA
- the hp1bp3 gene encoding heterochromatin protein 1-binding protein 3 isoform X3, with protein MPIRRAAATPTQEKAPSAAAEKEPEASSEESPSADEEQPASSAATAEVEEGKAMGEKKPTENGEKADEGAPAEKGGESSEKKELKDGYKYEKSKVKKVKRTIPAWASVTASKKHPVTNFAGTQNKVNNILIEAITSSKDKSGVSYQSVMKYIVKKYPEMELDKKKFLIKKAMKKHLEKGTIKQLKGKGLLGTFTIGKQTPLSKKAAQKQESLGDALPLIITRLCEPKEASYNLIKKYLEQHFPNLNIENRPEVLKTALVKAVEKGQLEQITGKGARGTFQLKRTGNQVLLKGGALEDAITAAITAMNEPKTCSTTTLRRYLLDSNKDRKEHQLVANLRRTLTKCKVLGWMEQITGHGFTGTYQLSFPFYPSPTILYPDKFKELPKKNDPALHKRSQTAESTDEEEDDESEEQEESEDEAPSRKRKSQRRPPPKARQLPPTKKSQSASQSTAKSRERALIKKTPAKKPVSSAKRPERKQLVSKKESTSPSKRTPVKRGAPAKKPKTPAVKKLTKRGSKRPVSRESTPEKPAPTKETTRSASKRSKPEESTPEEPVVKKPATKSGSRRAEREELSSKERIVKRGAKSSKQSTRKSKRGKY; from the exons ATGCCGATCCGCCGAGCAGCAGCGACTCCTACCCAGGAGAAGGCCCCCTCCGCTGCAGCAGAGAAAG AGCCTGAGGCCTCCTCAGAGGAGTCGCCCTCTGCTGATGAGGAGCAGCCTGCATCTTCAGCCGCAACAGCTGAGGTTGAGGAGGGCAAAGCTATGGGCGAGAAGAAGCCGACAGAGAATGGAGAGAAAGCCGACGAAGGCGCCCCGGCAGAGAAAGGAGGCGAGAGTTCGGAGAAGAAAGA GTTAAAGGATGGCTACAAGTATGAGAAATCCAAGGTCAAGAAGGTGAAAAGGACGATTCCTGCATGGGCTAGCGTGACTGCCAGCAAAAAGCATCCCGTTACCAACTTTGCAGGAACTCAGAACAAAGTGAATAATATCCTCATTGAAGCTATTACG tctTCTAAGGACAAGTCTGGGGTGTCATACCAGTCTGTCATGaaatacattgttaaaaaatacCCAGAGATGGAGCTTGACAAGAAGAAATTTCTCATCAAGAAAgcaatgaagaaacatttggaGAAAGGCACAATCAAACAG TTGAAAGGTAAAGGCCTTTTAGGAACCTTCACTATTGGGAAGCAGACTCCCTTGTCTAAG aaagcTGCTCAGAAGCAGGAGTCTCTGGGAGACGCCCTTCCTCTCATAATCACTCGGCTCTGTGAGCCCAAAGAGGCTTCCTACAATTTGATCAAGAAATACCTGGAGCAGCACTTCCCCAACCTCAACATTGAAAACAG GCCAGAGGTCCTAAAGACTGCATTGGTGAAGGCAGTGGAGAAAGGGCAACTAGAGCAAATCACTGGGAAAGGAGCAAGAGGGACCTTCCAG CTGAAGCGCACTGGGAACCAGGTTCTGCTGAAGGGTGGGGCTTTGGAGGATGCCATCACAGCTGCCATCACAGCCATGAATGAACCTAAAACCTGCAGCACCACCACTCTACGCAGATACCTTCTAGACTCCAATAAGGACCGAAAAGAGCACCAGTTGG tGGCCAATCTGAGGAGGACCCTGACGAAGTGTAAAGTGCTCGGATGGATGGAGCAGATCACCGGTCATGGCTTCACAGGAACCTACCAACTTTCATTCCCTTTCTACCCAAG TCCTACCATCCTGTACCCAGACAAGTTCAAAGAACTTCCAAAGAAAAATGATCCAGCTTTACATAAGCGGAGTCAGACTGCTGAATCTACTGACGAGGAAGAAGATGACGAGTCAGAAGAACAGGAAGAGTCTGAGGACGAAGCTCCGTCTCGTAAGAG GAAATCTCAGAGGAGGCCTCCACCTAAAGCTCGCCAACTTCCACCGACCAAGAAATCCCAAAGTGCTAGTCAGTCAACAGCTAAAAGCAGGGAACGTGCCCTCATAAAGAAGACTCCAGCCAAGAAACCGGTGTCTTCAGCCAAGAGACCAGAAAGGAAACAGTTGGTCTCTAAGAAGGAATCCACATCGCCATCTAAACGTACACCTGTCAAGAGAGGTGCTCCTGCAAAAAAGCCTAAAACACCAGCTGTTAAAAAGCTGACCAAAAGGGGCTCCAAACGACCTGTGTCAAGAGAGTCCACGCCTGAGAAGCCTGCACCCACAAAGGAGACCACAAGGAGCGCGTCCAAGCGATCTAAGCCCGAAGAGTCGACCCCCGAGGAGCCTGTGGTTAAAAAACCGGCAACCAAAAGTGGGTCCAGACGGGCCGAGCGTGAAGAATTGTCCTCTAAGGAGCGCATAGTCAAACGAGGGGCGAAGAGCAGCAAGCAGTCCACTCGTAAATCAAAAAGAGGGAAGTACTGA
- the sh2d5 gene encoding SH2 domain-containing protein 5 isoform X2, with protein sequence MGEAPVREDYTVTRSAEYVGSFAVDDCPLDEQIEQLYTQMQLFKTCRKRRPVSLKFSIKGVKMYNEDETTLLMAHALRRVSLSTARPSDAQFAFVSHNPGSLDAQLYCHVFQARHARAAQFLNLLLCRCFQLSYIEKHPEEAQEESVSSLPRRTPSLLNHGFPLSVSALVSFRRAPFQGVLLGTKKRSKQRFQCKDPVCQAWPKQKKRWLKLCGVGPVSQHDVLGSYLICPHPKKPKCSSLTIRCPSGLITYLVANTRKGKFLLEKCKTEFSSIAELIDYYTETQDELPCLLSCARVNHCYEWEENTSRQAVKPNKSLHETKRRSTHRKDWV encoded by the exons ATGGGTGAGGCACCAGTCAGAGAAGATTATACGGTGACACGTTCAGCAGAG TATGTGGGCTCATTTGCTGTGGATGACTGCCCTTTGGATGAGCAGATAGAGCAACTCTACACTCAGATGCAGCTTTTTAAA aCCTGCAGGAAGAGACGGCCTGTGTCCCTAAAATTCTCCATCAAAGGAGTGAAAATGTACAATGAGGATGAAACG ACCCTCCTGATGGCTCATGCCCTTCGTAGAGTCTCTCTGTCCACCGCCCGGCCTAGTGACGCccagtttgcttttgtttcccaCAACCCAGGAAGCCTTGACGCACAGCTATACTGCCACGTCTTTCAAGCTAGGCATGCGAGAGCG GCACAGTTCCTGAACCTGTTGCTGTGCCGCTGTTTCCAGCTGTCTTACATAGAGAAGCACCCAGAGGAGGCACAGGAAGAATCTGTTAGCTCACTCCCTCGCCGGACCCCTTCGCTGCTCAACCATGGGTTTCCTCTCAGCGTCAGTGCCCTGGTGTCCTTCAGAAGAGCCCCCTTTCAAGGGGTGCTGCTAGGCACCAAG AAAAGGAGCAAACAAAGATTTCAGTGCAAAGATCCCGTATGCCAAGCCTGGCCGAAACAGAAGAAGCGCTGGCTCAAGCTGTGTGGTGTTGGGCCGGTATCGCAAC ATGATGTTCTGGGTTCATACCTCATTTGCCCGCATCCTAAAAAACCCAAATGTAGCTCTCTCACCATTCGCTGTCCCTCTGGCTTGATCACCTACCTCGTAGCAAACACTCGCAAAGGGAAATTCCTGCTGGAG AAATGCAAGACTGAGTTCAGTTCTATTGCTGAACTGATTGACTATTACACAGAGACCCAGGACGAGCTGCCGTGCCTGCTGAGCTGTGCCCGGGTAAACCACTGTTACGAGTGGGAGGAAAATACCAGCAGACAGGCTGTAAAGCCAAACAAGAGCCTGCATGAAACCAAAAGGAGAAGTACCCACAGAAAGGATTGGGTTTAA
- the sh2d5 gene encoding SH2 domain-containing protein 5 isoform X3 — protein sequence MAHALRRVSLSTARPSDAQFAFVSHNPGSLDAQLYCHVFQARHARAAQFLNLLLCRCFQLSYIEKHPEEAQEESVSSLPRRTPSLLNHGFPLSVSALVSFRRAPFQGVLLGTKKSDKISNDLHNGQDEAFQTSSPSLVRKKAMRTKALCSGAYRSFTFTPIKQRSVQEQLSASQEKEQTKISVQRSRMPSLAETEEALAQAVWCWAGIATDSSYSLLADDVLGSYLICPHPKKPKCSSLTIRCPSGLITYLVANTRKGKFLLEKCKTEFSSIAELIDYYTETQDELPCLLSCARVNHCYEWEENTSRQAVKPNKSLHETKRRSTHRKDWV from the exons ATGGCTCATGCCCTTCGTAGAGTCTCTCTGTCCACCGCCCGGCCTAGTGACGCccagtttgcttttgtttcccaCAACCCAGGAAGCCTTGACGCACAGCTATACTGCCACGTCTTTCAAGCTAGGCATGCGAGAGCG GCACAGTTCCTGAACCTGTTGCTGTGCCGCTGTTTCCAGCTGTCTTACATAGAGAAGCACCCAGAGGAGGCACAGGAAGAATCTGTTAGCTCACTCCCTCGCCGGACCCCTTCGCTGCTCAACCATGGGTTTCCTCTCAGCGTCAGTGCCCTGGTGTCCTTCAGAAGAGCCCCCTTTCAAGGGGTGCTGCTAGGCACCAAG AAAAGCGACAAGATTTCTAACGACCTGCATAACGGCCAAGATGAAGCCTTTCAAACCTCCTCCCCTTCCCTGGTGCGCAAGAAAGCAATGCGTACCAAAGCACTGTGTTCTGGGGCTTACCGCTCTTTCACTTTCACCCCGATCAAACAGCGCAGTGttcaggagcaactaagtgcGTCACAAG AAAAGGAGCAAACAAAGATTTCAGTGCAAAGATCCCGTATGCCAAGCCTGGCCGAAACAGAAGAAGCGCTGGCTCAAGCTGTGTGGTGTTGGGCCGGTATCGCAAC TGACAGCAGCTATTCCCTGCTTGCAGATGATGTTCTGGGTTCATACCTCATTTGCCCGCATCCTAAAAAACCCAAATGTAGCTCTCTCACCATTCGCTGTCCCTCTGGCTTGATCACCTACCTCGTAGCAAACACTCGCAAAGGGAAATTCCTGCTGGAG AAATGCAAGACTGAGTTCAGTTCTATTGCTGAACTGATTGACTATTACACAGAGACCCAGGACGAGCTGCCGTGCCTGCTGAGCTGTGCCCGGGTAAACCACTGTTACGAGTGGGAGGAAAATACCAGCAGACAGGCTGTAAAGCCAAACAAGAGCCTGCATGAAACCAAAAGGAGAAGTACCCACAGAAAGGATTGGGTTTAA
- the sh2d5 gene encoding SH2 domain-containing protein 5 isoform X4, whose amino-acid sequence MGEAPVREDYTVTRSAEYVGSFAVDDCPLDEQIEQLYTQMQLFKTCRKRRPVSLKFSIKGVKMYNEDETTLLMAHALRRVSLSTARPSDAQFAFVSHNPGSLDAQLYCHVFQARHARAAQFLNLLLCRCFQLSYIEKHPEEAQEESVSSLPRRTPSLLNHGFPLSVSALVSFRRAPFQGVLLGTKKSDKISNDLHNGQDEAFQTSSPSLVRKKAMRTKALCSGAYRSFTFTPIKQRSVQEQLSASQGGPSVLRALSRVKELIRKGANKDFSAKIPYAKPGRNRRSAGSSCVVLGRYRNMMFWVHTSFARILKNPNVALSPFAVPLA is encoded by the exons ATGGGTGAGGCACCAGTCAGAGAAGATTATACGGTGACACGTTCAGCAGAG TATGTGGGCTCATTTGCTGTGGATGACTGCCCTTTGGATGAGCAGATAGAGCAACTCTACACTCAGATGCAGCTTTTTAAA aCCTGCAGGAAGAGACGGCCTGTGTCCCTAAAATTCTCCATCAAAGGAGTGAAAATGTACAATGAGGATGAAACG ACCCTCCTGATGGCTCATGCCCTTCGTAGAGTCTCTCTGTCCACCGCCCGGCCTAGTGACGCccagtttgcttttgtttcccaCAACCCAGGAAGCCTTGACGCACAGCTATACTGCCACGTCTTTCAAGCTAGGCATGCGAGAGCG GCACAGTTCCTGAACCTGTTGCTGTGCCGCTGTTTCCAGCTGTCTTACATAGAGAAGCACCCAGAGGAGGCACAGGAAGAATCTGTTAGCTCACTCCCTCGCCGGACCCCTTCGCTGCTCAACCATGGGTTTCCTCTCAGCGTCAGTGCCCTGGTGTCCTTCAGAAGAGCCCCCTTTCAAGGGGTGCTGCTAGGCACCAAG AAAAGCGACAAGATTTCTAACGACCTGCATAACGGCCAAGATGAAGCCTTTCAAACCTCCTCCCCTTCCCTGGTGCGCAAGAAAGCAATGCGTACCAAAGCACTGTGTTCTGGGGCTTACCGCTCTTTCACTTTCACCCCGATCAAACAGCGCAGTGttcaggagcaactaagtgcGTCACAAGGTGGGCCGAGTGTTCTCAGAGCACTTTCAAGAGTCAAAGAGTTGATTAG AAAAGGAGCAAACAAAGATTTCAGTGCAAAGATCCCGTATGCCAAGCCTGGCCGAAACAGAAGAAGCGCTGGCTCAAGCTGTGTGGTGTTGGGCCGGTATCGCAAC ATGATGTTCTGGGTTCATACCTCATTTGCCCGCATCCTAAAAAACCCAAATGTAGCTCTCTCACCATTCGCTGTCCCTCTGGCTTGA
- the sh2d5 gene encoding SH2 domain-containing protein 5 isoform X1 encodes MGEAPVREDYTVTRSAEYVGSFAVDDCPLDEQIEQLYTQMQLFKTCRKRRPVSLKFSIKGVKMYNEDETTLLMAHALRRVSLSTARPSDAQFAFVSHNPGSLDAQLYCHVFQARHARAAQFLNLLLCRCFQLSYIEKHPEEAQEESVSSLPRRTPSLLNHGFPLSVSALVSFRRAPFQGVLLGTKKSDKISNDLHNGQDEAFQTSSPSLVRKKAMRTKALCSGAYRSFTFTPIKQRSVQEQLSASQEKEQTKISVQRSRMPSLAETEEALAQAVWCWAGIATDSSYSLLADDVLGSYLICPHPKKPKCSSLTIRCPSGLITYLVANTRKGKFLLEKCKTEFSSIAELIDYYTETQDELPCLLSCARVNHCYEWEENTSRQAVKPNKSLHETKRRSTHRKDWV; translated from the exons ATGGGTGAGGCACCAGTCAGAGAAGATTATACGGTGACACGTTCAGCAGAG TATGTGGGCTCATTTGCTGTGGATGACTGCCCTTTGGATGAGCAGATAGAGCAACTCTACACTCAGATGCAGCTTTTTAAA aCCTGCAGGAAGAGACGGCCTGTGTCCCTAAAATTCTCCATCAAAGGAGTGAAAATGTACAATGAGGATGAAACG ACCCTCCTGATGGCTCATGCCCTTCGTAGAGTCTCTCTGTCCACCGCCCGGCCTAGTGACGCccagtttgcttttgtttcccaCAACCCAGGAAGCCTTGACGCACAGCTATACTGCCACGTCTTTCAAGCTAGGCATGCGAGAGCG GCACAGTTCCTGAACCTGTTGCTGTGCCGCTGTTTCCAGCTGTCTTACATAGAGAAGCACCCAGAGGAGGCACAGGAAGAATCTGTTAGCTCACTCCCTCGCCGGACCCCTTCGCTGCTCAACCATGGGTTTCCTCTCAGCGTCAGTGCCCTGGTGTCCTTCAGAAGAGCCCCCTTTCAAGGGGTGCTGCTAGGCACCAAG AAAAGCGACAAGATTTCTAACGACCTGCATAACGGCCAAGATGAAGCCTTTCAAACCTCCTCCCCTTCCCTGGTGCGCAAGAAAGCAATGCGTACCAAAGCACTGTGTTCTGGGGCTTACCGCTCTTTCACTTTCACCCCGATCAAACAGCGCAGTGttcaggagcaactaagtgcGTCACAAG AAAAGGAGCAAACAAAGATTTCAGTGCAAAGATCCCGTATGCCAAGCCTGGCCGAAACAGAAGAAGCGCTGGCTCAAGCTGTGTGGTGTTGGGCCGGTATCGCAAC TGACAGCAGCTATTCCCTGCTTGCAGATGATGTTCTGGGTTCATACCTCATTTGCCCGCATCCTAAAAAACCCAAATGTAGCTCTCTCACCATTCGCTGTCCCTCTGGCTTGATCACCTACCTCGTAGCAAACACTCGCAAAGGGAAATTCCTGCTGGAG AAATGCAAGACTGAGTTCAGTTCTATTGCTGAACTGATTGACTATTACACAGAGACCCAGGACGAGCTGCCGTGCCTGCTGAGCTGTGCCCGGGTAAACCACTGTTACGAGTGGGAGGAAAATACCAGCAGACAGGCTGTAAAGCCAAACAAGAGCCTGCATGAAACCAAAAGGAGAAGTACCCACAGAAAGGATTGGGTTTAA
- the hp1bp3 gene encoding heterochromatin protein 1-binding protein 3 isoform X2, which produces MPIRRAAATPTQEKAPSAAAEKEPEASSEESPSADEEQPASSAATAEVEEGKAMGEKKPTENGEKADEGAPAEKGGESSEKKDDKCKDCAAGQCATHCYVLLLRLKDGYKYEKSKVKKVKRTIPAWASVTASKKHPVTNFAGTQNKVNNILIEAITSSKDKSGVSYQSVMKYIVKKYPEMELDKKKFLIKKAMKKHLEKGTIKQKAAQKQESLGDALPLIITRLCEPKEASYNLIKKYLEQHFPNLNIENRPEVLKTALVKAVEKGQLEQITGKGARGTFQLKRTGNQVLLKGGALEDAITAAITAMNEPKTCSTTTLRRYLLDSNKDRKEHQLVANLRRTLTKCKVLGWMEQITGHGFTGTYQLSFPFYPSPTILYPDKFKELPKKNDPALHKRSQTAESTDEEEDDESEEQEESEDEAPSRKRKSQRRPPPKARQLPPTKKSQSASQSTAKSRERALIKKTPAKKPVSSAKRPERKQLVSKKESTSPSKRTPVKRGAPAKKPKTPAVKKLTKRGSKRPVSRESTPEKPAPTKETTRSASKRSKPEESTPEEPVVKKPATKSGSRRAEREELSSKERIVKRGAKSSKQSTRKSKRGKY; this is translated from the exons ATGCCGATCCGCCGAGCAGCAGCGACTCCTACCCAGGAGAAGGCCCCCTCCGCTGCAGCAGAGAAAG AGCCTGAGGCCTCCTCAGAGGAGTCGCCCTCTGCTGATGAGGAGCAGCCTGCATCTTCAGCCGCAACAGCTGAGGTTGAGGAGGGCAAAGCTATGGGCGAGAAGAAGCCGACAGAGAATGGAGAGAAAGCCGACGAAGGCGCCCCGGCAGAGAAAGGAGGCGAGAGTTCGGAGAAGAAAGA TGACAAATGCAAGGACTGCGCGGCTGGACAGTGTGCAACACACTGCTATGTTCTCCTACTAAG GTTAAAGGATGGCTACAAGTATGAGAAATCCAAGGTCAAGAAGGTGAAAAGGACGATTCCTGCATGGGCTAGCGTGACTGCCAGCAAAAAGCATCCCGTTACCAACTTTGCAGGAACTCAGAACAAAGTGAATAATATCCTCATTGAAGCTATTACG tctTCTAAGGACAAGTCTGGGGTGTCATACCAGTCTGTCATGaaatacattgttaaaaaatacCCAGAGATGGAGCTTGACAAGAAGAAATTTCTCATCAAGAAAgcaatgaagaaacatttggaGAAAGGCACAATCAAACAG aaagcTGCTCAGAAGCAGGAGTCTCTGGGAGACGCCCTTCCTCTCATAATCACTCGGCTCTGTGAGCCCAAAGAGGCTTCCTACAATTTGATCAAGAAATACCTGGAGCAGCACTTCCCCAACCTCAACATTGAAAACAG GCCAGAGGTCCTAAAGACTGCATTGGTGAAGGCAGTGGAGAAAGGGCAACTAGAGCAAATCACTGGGAAAGGAGCAAGAGGGACCTTCCAG CTGAAGCGCACTGGGAACCAGGTTCTGCTGAAGGGTGGGGCTTTGGAGGATGCCATCACAGCTGCCATCACAGCCATGAATGAACCTAAAACCTGCAGCACCACCACTCTACGCAGATACCTTCTAGACTCCAATAAGGACCGAAAAGAGCACCAGTTGG tGGCCAATCTGAGGAGGACCCTGACGAAGTGTAAAGTGCTCGGATGGATGGAGCAGATCACCGGTCATGGCTTCACAGGAACCTACCAACTTTCATTCCCTTTCTACCCAAG TCCTACCATCCTGTACCCAGACAAGTTCAAAGAACTTCCAAAGAAAAATGATCCAGCTTTACATAAGCGGAGTCAGACTGCTGAATCTACTGACGAGGAAGAAGATGACGAGTCAGAAGAACAGGAAGAGTCTGAGGACGAAGCTCCGTCTCGTAAGAG GAAATCTCAGAGGAGGCCTCCACCTAAAGCTCGCCAACTTCCACCGACCAAGAAATCCCAAAGTGCTAGTCAGTCAACAGCTAAAAGCAGGGAACGTGCCCTCATAAAGAAGACTCCAGCCAAGAAACCGGTGTCTTCAGCCAAGAGACCAGAAAGGAAACAGTTGGTCTCTAAGAAGGAATCCACATCGCCATCTAAACGTACACCTGTCAAGAGAGGTGCTCCTGCAAAAAAGCCTAAAACACCAGCTGTTAAAAAGCTGACCAAAAGGGGCTCCAAACGACCTGTGTCAAGAGAGTCCACGCCTGAGAAGCCTGCACCCACAAAGGAGACCACAAGGAGCGCGTCCAAGCGATCTAAGCCCGAAGAGTCGACCCCCGAGGAGCCTGTGGTTAAAAAACCGGCAACCAAAAGTGGGTCCAGACGGGCCGAGCGTGAAGAATTGTCCTCTAAGGAGCGCATAGTCAAACGAGGGGCGAAGAGCAGCAAGCAGTCCACTCGTAAATCAAAAAGAGGGAAGTACTGA